In one Lolium rigidum isolate FL_2022 chromosome 3, APGP_CSIRO_Lrig_0.1, whole genome shotgun sequence genomic region, the following are encoded:
- the LOC124696591 gene encoding B3 domain-containing protein Os03g0212300-like — protein sequence MDDLADFEFFKIILEDGSRKLRLPDKFASVLDGREPREVKLREAGGGRLLWDVEVVFDGEGHMYLGRGWDQFAREYDVQRGHFLVFSYDGDAVLAVKVFDGTMCRRHYKHDDDDDYDSVTIKEEDPSSCESGSNNSIDSSGNNSIYTGSKNSIDSGGNYSIYTGSKNSTDSGSKNSSSPEMDVDDAPTSQFTVMLRQCHLGAKQKQYLNVPVEFQIAHEYHKRSRVVLRMRGKSWPVNLKHNNRSVGNPRTSLRYGWHQFCVDNRLDVGDTCFFRALRGGDAGRGEDHVLKVEVRKRDGTFVY from the exons ATGGACGACTTGGCAGATTTCGAGTTCTTCAAGATCATACTTGAAGACGGCTCGCGGAAGCTG AGGCTCCCTGACAAGTTTGCAAGCGTGCTCGACGGCCGCGAGCCCCGGGAAGTGAAGCTGCGGGAGGCCGGCGGGGGGCGTCTGCTGTGGGACGTGGAGGTGGTTTTCGACGGCGAGGGTCACATGTATCTCGGGCGAGGCTGGGACCAGTTCGCCCGCGAGTACGACGTCCAGCGTGGGCACTTCCTCGTTTTCAGCTACGACGGCGACGCGGTGCTCgccgtgaaggtgttcgacggaaccatgtgccgcaggcactacaagcacgacgacgacgacgattatGACAGCGTGACGATTAAAGAAGAAGATCCAAGTAGCTGCGAAAGTGGCAGCAACAACAGCATCGACAGTAGCGGCAACAACAGCATCTACACTGGCAGCAAGAACAGCATCGACAGTGGCGGCAACTACAGCATCTACACTGGCAGCAAGAACAGCACCGACAGTGGCAGCAAGAACAGCAGCTCGCCGGAGATGGACGTCGACGACGCGCCGACGTCGCAGTTCACCGTCATGCTGAGGCAGTGCCACTTGGGCGCGAAGCAGAAGCAGTACCTG AACGTACCGGTGGAATTCCAGATCGCGCACGAGTACCACAAGAGGAGCAGGGTGGTTCTGCGGATGCGCGGCAAGTCGTGGCCCGTGAACCTCAAGCACAACAACCGGTCGGTCGGCAATCCCCGCACGTCCCTCAGATACGGGTGGCACCAGTTCTGCGTCGACAACCGCCTCGACGTCGGCGACACCTGCTTCTTCCGGGCGCTCCGCGGGGGCGACGCCGGCCGCGGCGAGGACCACGTGCTCAAGGTGGAGGTGCGCAAGCGAGACGGCACCTTCGTGTACTGA